Proteins from a genomic interval of Papaver somniferum cultivar HN1 chromosome 4, ASM357369v1, whole genome shotgun sequence:
- the LOC113273307 gene encoding uncharacterized protein LOC113273307, translating into MCSSTWSAMLKCKEKMMKGCCWAVGNGEQVDIWNDPWIPNLQSKSPEFTSNSNTLFRKVMHDNPRRWNGEKLAQLFNPTEMTNIKSIYIQNNEENNIDTLLWTDHPNGVFSSKSFLKYLQVSRPSMSTGADNNLPWKKFWRIKTIPPRVQMFIWRLVRNRLLALINMDKILHNINVDCRFCNQDVDSVDHLFIQFPFSQVVLLTSPLLWRVEAGGITIIKEVIAEWVLEKDHDKFKMGACIFWAIWKSRNQAIFNKLKPNIHSIISETSYRFVQDQNPGDMLNTPIESDMLNCTSFCWLPLNGSIIKINFDGAAGPRRFACVAVIRDYSSSFQGGQAKVLGFISPLKAETNGALLGVELALPRRFNQLEGDALVTINMLKFSRFEFQ; encoded by the coding sequence ATGTGTTCTTCCACTTGGTCAGCTATGCTCAAATGCAAGGAGAAGATGATGAAAGGTTGTTGTTGGGCTGTTGGTAATGGTGAACAAGTTGACATATGGAATGACCCATGGATCCCCAACCTTCAAAGTAAGTCACCTGAATTCACAAGTAATTCTAATACTCTTTTTCGAAAGGTAATGCATGACAATCCTAGAAGATGGAATGGGGAGAAACTAGCTCAACTATTCAACCCAACTGAGATGACTAATATTAAGAGCATATATATCCAAAATAATGAAGAAAACAACATTGATACGCTCCTTTGGACTGATCACCCAAATGGAGTCTTTTCTTCGAAATCTTTTCTTAAATACCTTCAAGTTAGTAGGCCTTCCATGTCAACTGGTGCAGATAATAACCTCCCTTGGAAGAAGTTCTGGAGGATAAAAACCATTCCTCCAAGAGTTCAAATGTTCATTTGGAGACTTGTTAGGAATAGATTACTCGCGCTCATCAATATGGATAAAATTCTTCATAATATCAATGTTGACTGCAGATTTTGCAATCAAGATGTGGATTCAGTTGACCATCTCTTTATTCAATTTCCTTTCTCTCAAGTTGTCTTACTTACTTCCCCACTGTTATGGAGAGTAGAAGCTGGGGGAATTACTATTATCAAAGAGGTTATTGCTGAATGGGTTCTGGAAAAGGACCATGACAAGTTCAAAATGGGAGCTTGTATTTTTTGGGCTATTTGGAAGAGTAGAAATCAAGCAATTTTCAACAAGCTCAAACCTAACATTCATAGTATCATTAGTGAAACTTCTTATCGGTTTGTGCAAGATCAGAATCCTGGTGACATGCTGAACACCCCCATTGAATCTGATATGTTGAATTGTACTAGCTTCTGTTGGTTACCTCTTAATGGgagtataattaaaataaattttgatggtgcTGCTGGACCTAGGCGGTTTGCTTGTGTTGCTGTGATAAGAGACTATAGCTCTAGCTTTCAGGGTGGTCAAGCGAAGGTTTTGGGGTTCATCTCCCCTCTTAAAGCTGAAACTAATGGTGCTCTCCTTGGTGTGGAGCTTGCTCTGCCTAGAAGGTTCAATCAGCTTGAGGGAGATGCTTTAGTTACCATAAATATGCTGAAGTTCAGTAGATTTGAATTCCAATGA
- the LOC113274372 gene encoding protein TAPETUM DETERMINANT 1-like: MLMLKKNNKLSMIRRIGVLMAEFSSVGLLLLLAVILLIRTDHGGLITSTTSNSIHHRQDQQHTQEQNHHLQQPHKIISTTTTTLTISHHRKLLNQKGEELKIEPNRMWGERCSKSDIVVSQGSTPPLPNGIPTYTVEIMNVCTKGCDISNIHLSCGWFSSARLINPRVFKRIRYNDCILNNGEALINGDSISFQYANTFQYPLTVSSVNC; the protein is encoded by the exons atgttgatgttgaagaagaacaacaagTTGTCAATGATCAGAAGAATCGGTGTATTAATGGCAGAATTTTCGTCAGTCGGACTACTACTACTCCTGGCAGTTATTCTTCTCATCAGAACTGACCATGGTGGATTAATCACTTCCACAACTTCTAATA GTATCCATCATCGtcaagatcaacaacatacacaAGAACAGAATCATCATTTACAGCAACCACACAAAATTAtttctactactactactactctcACGATTTCTCATCATAGAAAGCTTCTGAATCAGA AGGGGGAAGAGCTAAAGATTGAACCCAACAGGATGTGGGGAGAGAGATGTTCAAAGTCAGACATAGTCGTAAGTCAAGGATCAACACCACCATTACCAAACGGCATCCCTACGTACACAGTTGAGATTATGAACGTGTGCACCAAAGGCTGTGATATTTCAAACATTCATCTCAGCTGTGGGTGGTTTAGTTCCGCTCGTCTGATTAATCCTAGAGTTTTTAAACGCATTAGGTATAATGACTGCATCCTTAACAACGGTGAAGCCTTGATCAACGGTGATAGCATTTCGTTTCAGTATGCCAACACTTTTCAATATCCTCTCACTGTTTCTTCAGTCAACTGCTAg